From Bacillus sp. Bos-x628, the proteins below share one genomic window:
- the esaA gene encoding type VII secretion protein EsaA, translating into MTEQKKSSIKIVSTIVLILVLPILFFHLIGDEPTKQKKNATRNIAVVNEDIGVSESENTARFGQDVVAALSERSDYTWTVVNRSAAENGLKNRRYDAVLYIPSDFSRNVLSYDKDHPEKASIQFSIQDQLNAVNKEKVQRELENAQQKMNEQMSTLYWSFVSQEIGNVRKEFKHIVGKEVEFQNTMYNFYKPSSNKLSDALQQQKKQIEELKNAMANSQKQYKDGLSTTKEAKSQLKDFVQVVDRYQQYQDKQKGLLIKAQSTSKKQIQRGLKQLSDIQNQNARSFSEQMGGLKTDINGVQNQLKTTDSAIQSVQQSRQQAIKAQSNGLMGLMETFQKELIKNYEEQYLAYIEAQITPLQKQLLASRETLTKAGIQQEEPNKDTNNKGEEPQDPSDDLKINLKDETNQLTEISTEMNQLADELTEPKDNISPPSGNDKTNSNQSGQSKSTTAQSKERLKALSLKLEEVKKNIEDKTAAHNDQLQGKVDQLSKELKSLKEKESNYNENIRNMKQKIREQEAEISNRLEELKKSQSPLEQITEGIIHEIGNFVTASTDAFDLLNYSNELAQYKALLNSFYTQKKPSSLLDTKKDSIQSILSIKQDETERWDSLKSQMLSSTDDVSSFIDGMQKFSDGYANYIATQQASIKQELNAISESADNVADQMANPGDTVYTAELAGSSIVVNAQDSIGQEVLRLSENMSSLTDRQKGVADYTNNIEESVTTVQEKADTLNKNWSKNVNSTKLVQHDLNGILGNTLNDQGNSNYVYNYLANPLKISGDVPEEKTQTVPPVVILVIIMMSSLLIGYFSSYYANAPMLVKGALFGILNLLVGLMISLFGLNIYKLADDQAIQWSIFTILLLIACSAFIRTAFLFSSIVGWMATAALIFFFVAPLIDLVMPNFNFTNPVTDVYLSIQYGNGDEFGMGITGLLILTVLFMLIPFVTKIWKDKTEDRDVTHEA; encoded by the coding sequence ATGACAGAGCAGAAAAAAAGCTCAATAAAAATCGTGTCCACCATAGTACTGATTCTCGTATTGCCGATTCTGTTCTTTCACCTCATTGGGGATGAACCGACAAAGCAGAAAAAAAATGCTACCCGAAATATCGCTGTTGTGAATGAAGACATAGGAGTCAGTGAAAGTGAAAACACCGCTCGATTCGGACAGGATGTGGTCGCTGCCTTATCAGAGCGGTCTGATTATACATGGACAGTGGTGAATCGCAGCGCGGCGGAAAATGGACTGAAAAACAGAAGGTACGATGCTGTACTGTATATTCCGTCTGATTTCTCTAGAAATGTGCTGAGCTATGATAAAGATCATCCAGAAAAGGCATCCATTCAGTTTTCCATTCAAGATCAGCTCAATGCGGTCAATAAAGAAAAAGTGCAGAGAGAGCTGGAGAATGCACAACAGAAAATGAATGAGCAGATGTCGACTTTGTATTGGAGTTTTGTGTCACAGGAGATCGGCAATGTAAGAAAAGAGTTCAAGCACATTGTCGGCAAAGAGGTAGAATTCCAAAATACGATGTACAACTTCTATAAGCCGAGCTCAAATAAGCTATCAGATGCACTCCAGCAGCAGAAAAAACAAATAGAAGAATTAAAAAATGCCATGGCCAATTCACAAAAACAGTATAAAGACGGTCTGAGTACAACGAAAGAAGCAAAGAGCCAGTTAAAGGATTTTGTCCAAGTTGTGGATCGATATCAGCAGTATCAAGACAAACAAAAAGGTCTGCTGATCAAGGCTCAATCGACAAGTAAAAAGCAAATCCAGCGGGGGCTCAAGCAGCTTTCTGACATTCAAAACCAAAATGCCCGTAGCTTTAGTGAGCAAATGGGAGGACTAAAAACGGACATCAATGGTGTGCAAAATCAGCTAAAAACAACTGACAGCGCCATTCAATCTGTTCAGCAATCGAGACAACAGGCGATCAAAGCGCAATCTAATGGATTGATGGGGCTTATGGAAACGTTTCAAAAAGAGCTGATTAAAAATTATGAAGAACAATATCTTGCTTATATTGAAGCTCAAATTACTCCTCTGCAAAAGCAATTATTAGCTTCAAGAGAAACGTTGACTAAAGCAGGGATACAGCAAGAGGAACCAAATAAAGATACAAACAATAAAGGTGAAGAACCGCAAGACCCCTCTGACGATTTGAAAATCAATCTTAAAGATGAAACGAATCAATTGACTGAAATCTCAACAGAAATGAATCAATTGGCAGATGAGTTGACAGAGCCAAAAGACAACATTTCTCCACCTTCAGGGAATGATAAAACAAATTCTAATCAGTCTGGTCAATCAAAATCAACGACAGCCCAATCAAAAGAGAGGCTAAAAGCACTTTCTTTAAAATTGGAAGAAGTTAAAAAGAACATTGAAGATAAAACCGCAGCGCATAACGATCAATTACAAGGAAAAGTCGATCAATTGAGCAAGGAACTGAAGTCTTTAAAAGAGAAAGAAAGCAATTACAATGAAAATATAAGGAATATGAAACAAAAAATCAGAGAACAAGAAGCGGAAATTTCTAACAGATTAGAAGAACTAAAAAAGAGTCAATCTCCGTTAGAACAAATTACAGAGGGAATTATTCATGAAATTGGAAATTTTGTTACAGCATCAACAGATGCATTTGATTTATTAAATTATTCAAATGAATTAGCGCAGTATAAGGCGTTACTTAACAGTTTCTATACACAGAAAAAACCTTCATCCCTGCTAGACACCAAAAAAGACAGCATTCAGTCAATTCTCTCTATCAAACAAGACGAGACAGAGCGCTGGGATTCTTTAAAGAGTCAGATGCTGTCCTCAACTGACGATGTGTCTTCTTTTATTGATGGTATGCAAAAATTTTCAGATGGCTATGCCAATTACATTGCGACTCAGCAGGCCAGCATAAAACAGGAATTAAACGCTATTTCTGAAAGTGCGGACAACGTAGCTGACCAAATGGCTAATCCAGGGGATACGGTGTATACGGCAGAGCTCGCTGGTAGTTCAATTGTTGTCAATGCACAGGATTCGATTGGTCAAGAAGTGCTTCGCCTATCTGAGAATATGAGCTCTTTAACAGATCGGCAAAAAGGTGTGGCAGATTATACGAATAACATTGAAGAAAGTGTAACAACCGTCCAAGAAAAAGCGGATACTTTGAATAAAAACTGGAGTAAAAATGTCAATTCAACCAAACTTGTTCAACATGATTTGAATGGTATTTTAGGAAATACACTAAACGATCAAGGGAACAGCAACTATGTGTATAACTATTTAGCAAACCCGCTGAAAATTAGTGGAGATGTGCCGGAAGAAAAGACACAAACTGTACCGCCGGTGGTCATTTTGGTCATTATAATGATGAGCAGTTTATTGATTGGCTATTTTAGCTCGTATTATGCGAATGCCCCAATGCTGGTCAAAGGTGCATTGTTTGGCATTTTGAACCTTTTAGTCGGACTGATGATTAGCTTGTTTGGGTTAAATATATACAAACTAGCAGATGATCAAGCTATTCAATGGTCGATCTTCACTATTTTGCTGTTGATTGCTTGTTCAGCCTTTATACGCACGGCCTTCCTTTTCAGTTCGATTGTAGGATGGATGGCAACCGCGGCACTCATCTTCTTCTTTGTCGCACCGTTAATTGATTTGGTCATGCCGAATTTTAACTTTACAAATCCGGTCACTGACGTGTATCTGTCCATCCAATACGGAAATGGTGATGAGTTTGGTATGGGCATCACCGGTTTACTGATCTTAACTGTGCTGTTTATGCTGATACCGTTTGTGACAAAAATATGGAAAGACAAAACAGAGGATCGTGATGTGACACATGAGGCTTAA
- the essA gene encoding type VII secretion protein EssA has product MRLKLFVKGVVLCIIPLFLLMPVALAAGEDTDTNVKPNEYTEKEIDINTGILRDQTEYEQSKTTSKVKTDIHFAEPPKAPGGSLAPDLFSDLKENPPKTPARMMKEMNISFSDSAVSAPSEEDHEKQTSAMLSIIFGFLIVIGMIVMVILIPKVSVKTEKK; this is encoded by the coding sequence ATGAGGCTTAAGCTGTTTGTCAAGGGAGTGGTCCTTTGTATCATACCCCTTTTTCTCCTCATGCCTGTTGCTTTAGCTGCTGGTGAAGATACGGATACGAATGTAAAGCCGAATGAGTATACGGAAAAGGAAATCGATATTAATACAGGTATATTGAGGGATCAAACCGAATACGAACAAAGCAAAACAACGTCGAAAGTCAAAACAGATATTCATTTTGCTGAACCGCCTAAAGCTCCAGGCGGTAGTCTCGCACCTGATCTATTCAGTGATCTGAAAGAGAACCCGCCAAAAACACCTGCTCGTATGATGAAAGAGATGAACATCTCTTTTAGTGACTCGGCTGTGTCAGCACCTTCTGAAGAGGATCATGAGAAGCAAACATCGGCAATGCTTTCTATAATCTTTGGTTTTCTGATCGTCATAGGCATGATTGTGATGGTCATACTGATACCAAAGGTGAGCGTAAAAACGGAAAAGAAATAG
- a CDS encoding (S)-benzoin forming benzil reductase, producing MRISIVTGGSTGFGLALVNQLLSRGDHVYSAARRAAPISHPKLTHAQVDLTNEEAATEWLQSVLSPHTLAEADEILLINNAGMVTPIKRVGQGGQDTLHQHYTLNLVTPVLLSHLFVELTQLFKGKKTVIYLSSGAAKNPYKGWSAYCSSKAGLDMFMRTLHEEQKDEAYPVNTFSFSPGTMDTEMQGEIRKSSKQDFEQIERFQHLYETGTLKSPNEVAGILLELLAGNPVGGNVYDAREYGKKQS from the coding sequence ATCCGAATTTCAATCGTTACAGGAGGTTCAACAGGGTTTGGCTTGGCACTTGTGAACCAATTGCTGTCTCGCGGTGATCATGTTTACTCTGCGGCAAGGCGTGCTGCGCCAATTTCTCATCCAAAACTGACACATGCACAGGTCGATCTGACGAATGAAGAAGCGGCTACTGAATGGCTGCAAAGCGTGCTGTCCCCGCACACATTAGCAGAAGCTGATGAAATCTTGCTGATCAATAACGCAGGAATGGTGACCCCCATCAAACGAGTCGGTCAAGGGGGGCAGGATACACTTCATCAGCACTATACGTTAAATCTTGTGACTCCAGTTCTGCTAAGTCATCTGTTCGTCGAATTGACGCAATTATTCAAAGGAAAGAAAACGGTTATTTACCTTTCTTCGGGAGCGGCAAAGAACCCATATAAAGGATGGAGTGCTTATTGTAGCTCAAAAGCAGGCCTTGATATGTTTATGAGAACATTACATGAGGAGCAGAAGGATGAGGCATATCCTGTGAACACTTTTTCTTTCTCACCAGGCACGATGGATACTGAGATGCAGGGAGAAATCCGGAAGTCATCAAAACAGGATTTTGAACAAATTGAGCGTTTTCAACATTTATATGAAACAGGTACATTGAAGAGTCCAAATGAAGTCGCTGGCATTTTGCTTGAACTTTTGGCAGGTAATCCTGTAGGCGGGAACGTATACGATGCGCGTGAGTATGGTAAAAAGCAGTCATAG
- a CDS encoding HD domain-containing protein: MRKVTLMDVYTHPVAQKYLNRSGKAHAIACADHAFKLAVQAGINPDLAVKAALLHDIGHYEWYTAGGEWDYETYRRNDIHAIKGAERAHKLLIRLGEEPKAAKDIALAILLHTDSYLPEGDLHMDTLQQIVKKADEMDEEPGGHHHYRQIDESLALKKIAGLDQKVQQALQPMKRSV; the protein is encoded by the coding sequence ATGAGAAAAGTAACACTAATGGATGTATACACCCATCCAGTAGCTCAAAAATATTTGAATCGTTCAGGTAAAGCCCATGCGATTGCGTGTGCTGATCATGCTTTTAAACTAGCTGTGCAAGCTGGTATTAACCCTGATCTAGCTGTCAAAGCAGCACTCTTGCATGACATTGGACACTATGAATGGTACACAGCAGGCGGAGAATGGGATTACGAGACATATAGACGTAATGATATACATGCAATTAAAGGAGCAGAGCGTGCACACAAACTGCTCATACGGCTCGGTGAGGAACCAAAAGCAGCCAAAGATATTGCACTTGCGATTCTCCTTCATACGGATTCTTATTTGCCGGAGGGCGACCTTCATATGGACACACTCCAGCAAATTGTGAAGAAAGCAGATGAAATGGATGAAGAGCCTGGCGGACATCATCACTACCGGCAAATAGATGAATCGCTTGCTTTGAAAAAAATTGCTGGCTTGGATCAAAAGGTGCAGCAGGCCCTTCAGCCCATGAAACGTTCTGTTTAG
- a CDS encoding alpha/beta hydrolase — MKKLICMIAVLLFLSSASDAHAGTIGEKPGTPGKWFRGEEPIQKDRSKPPLVFVHGINSSSSTWFDQNDMAKQAVQNGYESAFIDLYPDQDMKKNGKLLAEKLKEIYDFFGRKLIVIGYSKGGVDTQSALVYYGAHPYVSKVLTLGSPHYGTPLADLAYSKGGSWLAEILGQKSEALFSLQTGPMAAFRSETDRLESSPMKYVTYSGSDWGAFGGVLYLGGVYLKSFGENDGAVTVSSTRLPYANNTLTGKWDHFALKNGSNMFPVFQNQLVANIANIEKEDDHESTEPNTDVYVRGGESEKDKTEEFDVEEGTNGLSIQWLNERKDAQLEIVAPNGDVIKNLTTTEASFPYEGAFSHQVQINKPVSGKWTIRSNSGKKIPYLLLVSYDSPLNEEIKGMTSKSDDASTHSSGLIKRLNKTVETVYFKDAQKGFQTHSSSAAHLKKEGAYSITVNYTGLTASGTSTFNRTVIRTLYVDQHGNIHGDIPY; from the coding sequence TTGAAAAAACTAATTTGTATGATCGCAGTCCTGCTCTTTCTATCCTCTGCAAGTGATGCACATGCAGGCACAATTGGAGAAAAACCTGGTACACCAGGGAAGTGGTTTAGAGGAGAAGAACCGATTCAAAAAGATCGGTCTAAACCCCCTCTTGTTTTTGTTCATGGCATTAACAGCTCTTCCTCCACATGGTTTGATCAAAACGATATGGCAAAACAGGCTGTTCAGAATGGATATGAAAGCGCGTTCATAGATTTGTATCCAGATCAGGACATGAAAAAGAATGGAAAACTATTAGCAGAAAAATTAAAAGAAATCTATGATTTCTTTGGACGAAAACTCATTGTAATCGGCTATAGTAAAGGCGGGGTAGATACACAATCCGCACTCGTTTATTACGGTGCTCATCCATATGTCAGTAAGGTCCTCACACTTGGGTCTCCTCACTACGGAACACCGCTGGCAGATCTAGCCTATAGCAAAGGAGGAAGCTGGCTAGCGGAAATTCTTGGGCAAAAAAGCGAAGCTCTCTTTTCTCTGCAGACCGGTCCAATGGCCGCTTTTCGAAGTGAAACGGACCGTTTAGAATCTTCCCCAATGAAATATGTCACCTATTCTGGATCTGATTGGGGAGCATTTGGCGGTGTTTTATATTTAGGAGGCGTGTATTTAAAGAGCTTTGGAGAAAATGACGGTGCTGTCACGGTCAGTAGCACAAGGTTACCCTATGCAAATAATACCTTAACTGGAAAATGGGATCACTTTGCACTTAAGAACGGCTCAAACATGTTCCCAGTGTTTCAAAATCAACTAGTAGCAAATATAGCAAATATTGAAAAAGAAGATGATCACGAATCTACTGAGCCGAATACAGATGTTTACGTAAGAGGCGGTGAAAGTGAAAAAGATAAAACGGAAGAATTCGATGTAGAGGAAGGAACGAATGGCTTATCAATTCAGTGGTTAAATGAAAGAAAGGATGCACAGCTTGAAATAGTCGCCCCAAATGGAGATGTCATAAAGAATTTAACGACTACAGAAGCATCTTTCCCATATGAAGGCGCTTTTTCACATCAAGTGCAAATCAACAAACCCGTTTCTGGAAAATGGACGATTCGATCAAATTCCGGGAAAAAGATTCCTTATTTGCTGCTTGTATCCTATGATTCACCATTAAATGAAGAAATTAAAGGGATGACATCGAAGTCAGACGATGCATCGACACATTCAAGCGGTCTGATCAAGCGCTTAAATAAAACAGTCGAGACAGTTTACTTTAAGGATGCACAGAAGGGATTCCAGACACATTCCTCATCAGCTGCCCATTTGAAAAAGGAAGGCGCATATTCAATCACAGTCAATTATACCGGACTGACCGCTTCTGGAACATCGACCTTTAACCGTACCGTCATTCGCACATTGTATGTGGATCAGCATGGTAACATTCACGGAGACATTCCATACTAA
- a CDS encoding YuzF family protein yields the protein MAQQGSPQLVSLVDPYVYQTLQKVIGMRLIVQTVKDTVRGKLKEVMPDHIVIETGTKSVFYVRIQQIVSVMPDHSERV from the coding sequence ATGGCACAACAAGGAAGTCCACAGCTAGTTTCGTTAGTTGATCCATATGTTTATCAAACATTGCAGAAAGTGATCGGTATGAGATTAATTGTGCAAACAGTGAAAGATACGGTGCGTGGAAAATTGAAGGAAGTGATGCCGGACCATATTGTGATTGAGACGGGGACTAAATCAGTTTTTTATGTGCGGATCCAGCAAATCGTGTCGGTGATGCCTGATCATAGCGAAAGAGTGTAA
- a CDS encoding AI-2E family transporter, translated as MLNSKVHFWTFQILLVLLIVYVSTKVSFLFQPIILFASTLFVPILLAGILFFIFNPIVRFLSRKIPRTLAILIIYLLFIGLVTIIINAAGPVIVTQVTGLVKSFPGYVTDVQKFINDFSHSKTFTWMMNQDYVSVSKFEQTIVSTLKSLPENIVSSMSAVFGVIANIALAVITVPFILFYMLKDGHKFPDKLVQFLPMPYRKEGLKIFKELNDTLAAYIQGQIVVCLFVGVACFIGYLLIGVKYALILGIIIAVTNVIPYLGPYLGATPAVLIAFLDSPGKAIVTVIVILVVQQIDGNVISPLIIGKRLNTHPLTIILLLIGAGSFGGILGMIFAVPVYALLKAITLNIVRLIQLRHRSRAEQHLNV; from the coding sequence TTGTTAAATTCTAAAGTTCATTTTTGGACATTCCAAATACTACTTGTTTTACTCATTGTGTATGTATCAACAAAAGTATCATTTTTATTTCAGCCGATTATTTTATTTGCGTCAACCCTGTTTGTCCCAATCTTGCTGGCAGGAATCCTCTTTTTTATTTTTAATCCGATTGTTCGGTTCTTATCTAGGAAAATCCCTAGGACACTCGCCATCTTGATCATTTATCTTCTGTTCATTGGACTCGTCACAATTATTATCAACGCTGCCGGACCTGTGATTGTCACGCAGGTGACTGGACTTGTGAAAAGTTTTCCGGGCTATGTGACTGACGTGCAGAAATTTATCAATGATTTCTCACATTCTAAAACCTTTACTTGGATGATGAACCAAGATTATGTCTCTGTGTCAAAGTTTGAACAGACGATCGTTTCGACATTAAAAAGCTTGCCAGAAAACATTGTATCAAGTATGTCTGCTGTTTTTGGCGTCATTGCCAATATTGCACTTGCGGTCATTACGGTTCCGTTTATTTTATTTTATATGCTGAAAGACGGTCATAAGTTTCCGGACAAGCTCGTTCAATTTTTGCCGATGCCTTATCGCAAGGAAGGGCTGAAAATCTTCAAAGAATTAAATGACACACTTGCTGCTTATATACAAGGACAAATTGTTGTGTGTTTATTTGTCGGTGTCGCTTGTTTTATCGGATATTTATTAATTGGGGTGAAATATGCGCTGATTCTTGGCATCATCATTGCGGTTACAAATGTAATTCCATATCTCGGACCATATCTTGGAGCGACACCAGCTGTCTTAATCGCATTTCTTGACTCTCCTGGAAAAGCAATCGTGACCGTGATTGTCATTCTCGTTGTACAGCAAATTGATGGAAACGTGATTTCCCCGTTAATCATTGGAAAACGTCTGAATACGCATCCACTGACGATTATTCTTCTATTAATTGGTGCTGGAAGTTTTGGGGGAATCCTAGGCATGATATTTGCTGTTCCGGTTTATGCTTTGTTAAAGGCTATTACATTGAACATTGTCAGATTGATTCAGCTACGTCATCGCTCACGGGCAGAGCAACATTTAAATGTGTAG
- a CDS encoding spore germination protein, with protein sequence MPAIVGPIHIESLGGNAAATFGDVLAIAPLAVDHSSGGAGAFNSGDGMSLTSDPNATMFWDFTLLSQPQSFNA encoded by the coding sequence ATGCCAGCAATTGTTGGACCGATTCATATCGAATCCTTAGGAGGGAACGCTGCGGCTACGTTTGGTGATGTCCTTGCCATCGCCCCTTTAGCTGTTGACCATTCTAGTGGTGGAGCGGGAGCCTTTAATTCGGGCGATGGTATGTCCCTTACAAGTGATCCGAATGCCACCATGTTTTGGGACTTTACACTGCTAAGTCAGCCCCAATCTTTTAATGCATAA
- a CDS encoding spore germination protein, with product MPAIVGPIHIDRVAGNGSAQFGDVFAISPKSVDRSAGGSGTYNAGDFAQFFSTPNVTFVWDSSLISQQKSFLA from the coding sequence ATGCCGGCAATTGTTGGGCCTATTCATATTGATCGTGTAGCGGGGAACGGATCGGCACAATTCGGTGATGTTTTTGCAATCTCTCCAAAAAGTGTGGATCGCTCTGCCGGTGGTTCAGGCACATATAATGCAGGAGACTTTGCACAATTTTTCAGCACTCCGAACGTCACATTTGTTTGGGATTCAAGCCTCATCAGCCAGCAAAAGAGCTTTCTTGCATAG
- a CDS encoding YueH family protein, giving the protein MKIRKAHVIGEHPKTYNVYLHENKKEYKTLVAVPDIEWSISIAYETEKHQLERSLEQSLIERVETDEARELAQKIVHWVTEM; this is encoded by the coding sequence ATGAAAATAAGAAAAGCACACGTAATCGGCGAACATCCGAAAACCTACAATGTATATTTACATGAAAATAAAAAAGAATATAAAACGCTTGTAGCAGTACCTGATATTGAATGGAGTATTTCCATTGCGTATGAGACTGAAAAGCATCAGCTTGAACGATCACTTGAACAATCCTTAATTGAAAGAGTCGAGACAGACGAAGCCCGTGAGCTGGCACAAAAAATTGTGCACTGGGTCACAGAAATGTAA
- a CDS encoding YueI family protein, whose product MKEESVDVYLQHGIFGHAETKPDERRMFLGSLRERALLALTKGQVSRNQPYQEVEELLRSNRQATVLFNGELSYATYSQYVKMANATGCSFKVINHHEAHSPFGLVIDMPHAINKEQIYIEDELFQKAFSRESVE is encoded by the coding sequence ATGAAAGAAGAATCCGTAGATGTTTATTTGCAGCATGGGATTTTTGGACATGCTGAAACAAAGCCCGATGAACGAAGAATGTTTCTCGGTTCATTAAGGGAACGAGCGCTTCTCGCTCTGACAAAGGGGCAGGTTTCAAGGAATCAGCCTTATCAAGAGGTAGAGGAATTATTGCGTTCCAATCGACAAGCCACTGTTCTTTTCAATGGTGAACTGTCTTATGCTACTTATTCTCAATATGTTAAAATGGCGAATGCCACTGGATGTTCCTTTAAAGTGATCAACCATCACGAAGCGCACTCTCCTTTTGGACTCGTCATTGACATGCCACATGCGATAAACAAAGAACAGATTTATATAGAAGATGAGCTGTTTCAGAAAGCTTTTTCTCGTGAATCTGTTGAATAG
- a CDS encoding isochorismatase family cysteine hydrolase — protein MGKALICIDYTVDFVADDGKLTCGKPGQAIESKITDITSSFIDEGHFVVFAVDHHEKQDPYHPESKLFPPHNIRGTEGIELYGKLSSLFHTTKHLKHVYYMEKTRYSAFAGTELDIKLRERGITELHLAGVCTDICVLHTAIDAYNKGFNLVIHQNAVASFNEAGHEWALSHFKHTLGAKVIE, from the coding sequence ATGGGCAAAGCATTGATTTGTATTGATTATACAGTTGATTTTGTTGCTGACGACGGGAAACTGACATGCGGAAAGCCAGGACAAGCCATTGAGTCAAAGATTACAGATATCACATCTTCTTTTATTGATGAAGGACACTTTGTCGTATTTGCGGTCGATCATCATGAAAAACAGGATCCTTATCATCCAGAGTCTAAGTTGTTTCCGCCCCATAATATTCGCGGAACAGAAGGAATTGAGCTTTATGGCAAGCTAAGTTCACTATTTCACACGACTAAACATTTGAAACATGTCTACTATATGGAAAAAACAAGGTACTCTGCATTTGCCGGCACTGAATTAGATATCAAACTGCGCGAGCGCGGCATCACAGAGCTTCATTTAGCCGGAGTGTGTACCGATATTTGTGTACTTCATACAGCTATTGATGCGTACAATAAAGGCTTTAATCTTGTGATTCATCAGAATGCCGTGGCCAGTTTTAATGAAGCAGGGCACGAGTGGGCACTTTCTCACTTTAAGCATACGCTTGGCGCGAAAGTGATTGAGTAA
- a CDS encoding nicotinate phosphoribosyltransferase: protein MAETYWRDGIHEKKSVFELFFRKLPFDNGFAVFAGLEKAIEYLSDFSFTESDLAYLQDELGYKSDFIEYLSGLSFTGTLHSMREGEIVFANEPIMRIEATLVEAQLIETALLNIVNFQTLIATKAARIKGIIEDETALEFGTRRAHEMDAAMWGARAALIGGFQATSNVRAGKRFNIPVAGTHAHALVQAYRDEYIAFKKYAETHKDCVFLVDTYDTVRSGIPNAIKVAKEFGDKINFIGIRLDSGDLAYLSKKARSMLDEAGFHEAKIIASSDLDEHTIMNLKAQGAKIDVWGVGTKLITAFDQPALGAVYKLVSIEENGIMNDTIKISSNPEKVTTPGRKRVYRIINQLNHHSEGDYIALEEEDVQSEDKLKMFHPVHTFISKFVTNFVAKDLHVPIFEQGKLVYDNPDIQTIQAYVQESLGLFWEEYKRISKPEEYPVDLSQKCWDNKMQFIHDVKNKIKKELYES from the coding sequence ATGGCAGAAACGTATTGGAGAGATGGCATTCATGAGAAGAAATCAGTCTTTGAACTCTTCTTTAGAAAGCTTCCATTTGACAATGGTTTTGCTGTATTTGCTGGCTTAGAGAAAGCAATTGAGTATTTATCGGACTTCTCCTTTACAGAAAGTGATCTTGCTTATTTACAAGATGAACTTGGTTATAAAAGCGATTTCATTGAATATTTAAGCGGATTGTCCTTTACAGGTACACTTCATTCAATGCGAGAAGGAGAAATTGTTTTTGCCAATGAACCGATAATGCGTATTGAGGCGACACTTGTTGAAGCGCAGTTAATCGAAACGGCATTGCTCAATATCGTGAATTTCCAGACACTGATCGCTACAAAGGCGGCACGTATCAAGGGAATTATTGAAGATGAAACAGCATTAGAATTCGGTACAAGACGCGCACATGAAATGGATGCAGCGATGTGGGGAGCGAGAGCTGCACTGATCGGTGGCTTCCAAGCAACGAGTAATGTTCGTGCGGGAAAACGCTTCAATATTCCAGTGGCAGGTACACATGCACACGCGCTTGTACAAGCGTATCGAGACGAATATATAGCGTTTAAGAAGTATGCTGAAACTCATAAAGACTGTGTCTTTTTAGTGGATACATATGATACTGTGAGATCAGGCATCCCGAATGCGATTAAAGTAGCGAAAGAATTCGGAGACAAGATTAACTTCATCGGTATCAGACTGGACAGCGGCGATCTTGCATACTTATCTAAAAAAGCCCGGTCAATGCTTGATGAAGCAGGCTTCCATGAGGCGAAGATTATTGCATCAAGTGATCTTGATGAGCATACCATTATGAATTTAAAAGCACAAGGCGCTAAAATTGATGTATGGGGTGTTGGCACAAAACTGATCACGGCATTCGATCAACCGGCACTAGGTGCAGTCTATAAACTTGTCTCAATTGAAGAAAACGGCATAATGAATGATACAATAAAAATCTCGTCGAACCCGGAGAAAGTGACGACACCAGGACGTAAGCGTGTGTATCGCATAATCAATCAGTTGAATCACCACTCTGAGGGAGACTACATTGCCCTTGAAGAGGAAGATGTTCAAAGTGAAGATAAACTGAAAATGTTCCATCCTGTGCATACCTTTATCAGCAAATTTGTGACAAATTTTGTGGCAAAGGATCTTCACGTCCCAATCTTCGAACAAGGAAAACTTGTGTATGATAATCCGGATATTCAAACGATTCAGGCATATGTACAGGAAAGCCTTGGACTCTTCTGGGAGGAGTATAAACGAATCAGCAAACCAGAAGAATATCCAGTGGATCTCAGTCAGAAATGCTGGGATAATAAAATGCAATTTATCCATGATGTCAAAAATAAAATAAAAAAAGAGCTGTATGAAAGCTAA